Proteins from one Candidatus Methylomirabilota bacterium genomic window:
- the purQ gene encoding phosphoribosylformylglycinamidine synthase subunit PurQ, translated as MRFGVVVFPGTWSDCDFHYVISEVLHQPVKYVWHRERDLRDLDCVVLPGGFSYGDYLRAGAVAGRSPVVEALREFVAGGGTVLGSCNGFQILCEAGFLPGALTRNECLQYRCQSTHLIVDNVETPFTRGLRLGQVLTMPISHGEGKYYADPETLRELRARNQVVFRYAEADGRVTRASNPNGSLENIAGIVSLEGNVLGLMPHPERAAETAMGGTDGLQLFQSLLGSLVEDGSFLKR; from the coding sequence ATGAGATTCGGCGTGGTCGTCTTTCCGGGCACGTGGAGCGACTGCGACTTCCACTACGTCATCTCCGAGGTCCTGCACCAGCCGGTGAAGTACGTCTGGCACCGGGAGCGCGACCTCCGTGACCTCGACTGCGTCGTCCTGCCGGGCGGGTTCTCGTACGGCGACTATCTCCGCGCGGGCGCCGTCGCCGGGCGCTCGCCGGTCGTCGAGGCGCTCCGCGAGTTCGTGGCGGGGGGCGGCACGGTCCTCGGCTCGTGCAACGGCTTCCAGATCCTCTGCGAGGCGGGGTTCCTGCCGGGGGCGCTCACGCGCAACGAGTGCCTGCAGTACCGCTGCCAGTCCACCCACCTCATCGTGGACAACGTCGAGACGCCGTTCACGCGGGGGCTCAGGCTCGGGCAGGTGCTCACGATGCCGATCTCCCACGGCGAGGGCAAGTACTACGCGGACCCCGAGACGCTGCGCGAGCTCCGGGCGAGGAACCAGGTGGTCTTCCGCTACGCAGAGGCCGACGGGCGCGTTACGCGGGCGTCGAATCCCAACGGCTCGCTCGAGAACATCGCGGGCATCGTGAGTCTGGAGGGTAACGTGCTCGGCCTCATGCCGCATCCCGAGCGCGCGGCCGAGACGGCGATGGGCGGCACGGACGGGCTCCAGCTGTTCCAGAGCCTCCTCGGCAGCCTCGTCGAGGACGGCAGCTTCCTCAAGCGGTAG
- the purL gene encoding phosphoribosylformylglycinamidine synthase subunit PurL — protein MTGASPKVTLDLARESGLTADEYDRILARLGREPTYTELGLFSALWSEHCAYKHSRVFLARLPTTGARVLQGPGENAGAIDIGDGWAVVFKMESHNHPSFIEPFQGAATGVGGILRDIFTMGARPIAILDSLRFGDPADPKTRRLIEGVVSGISWYGNCFGCPTVGGEIAFAPEYAGNPLVNVMCVGLVRADRIFRARAEGVGNPVFYVGNKTGRDGIHGATMASATFDETAAERRPTVQVGDPFTEKLLLEACLEAMGTGAVVGIQDMGAAGLACCTSEMPARAGTGMDVELARVPQRETAMTPYEILLSESQERMLLVAARGREEEVTRIFAKWELDAVEIGRVTAGGTLTARLDGEVVAHVPVDLLADGPKYTKPVARPAWQDEAERFDPFTLPEPADYAAALVELCGSPTLASKEWTCRQYDQQVGTNTLVLPGSDAAVLRVKGTRRALALATDGNGRQVFLDPRVGAALAVCEAARNVSCAGGEPLGLTDCMNFGSPERPEILWQFAEAIEGIALACRALEIPVVGGNVSFYNETSGQAILPTPIIGVVGLLEDAERRATQWFKGAGHRVALLGPDRVSLGGSEYLWTAHRRLAGRLAPLDLPLERRIQGAVRAAVRAGLVTAAHDCSEGGVAVALAECCVTGREPVGCEATLEGGGRADLVLFGEGPSRVVVSVEEARAREFEGLMAESAIPWRWLGATGGERLTLRVGTKTIVDVAVDRVDRAWRSGFERHLA, from the coding sequence GTGACGGGGGCCTCGCCCAAGGTCACGCTCGACCTCGCGAGGGAGTCCGGCCTCACCGCCGACGAGTACGATCGCATCCTGGCGCGGCTCGGCCGCGAGCCCACCTACACCGAGCTCGGCCTCTTCTCGGCGCTCTGGTCCGAGCACTGCGCCTACAAGCACTCGCGCGTCTTCCTCGCCCGGTTGCCGACCACGGGCGCGCGTGTGCTGCAGGGGCCGGGAGAAAACGCGGGGGCGATCGACATCGGCGACGGCTGGGCGGTCGTCTTCAAGATGGAGAGCCACAACCACCCGTCGTTCATCGAGCCCTTCCAGGGCGCGGCGACGGGCGTGGGCGGGATCCTCCGCGACATCTTCACGATGGGCGCCAGGCCCATCGCCATCCTCGACTCGCTCCGGTTCGGCGATCCGGCCGATCCGAAGACGCGGCGTCTCATCGAGGGCGTCGTGTCGGGGATCTCGTGGTACGGGAACTGTTTCGGCTGCCCGACGGTGGGCGGCGAGATCGCCTTCGCGCCCGAGTACGCGGGTAACCCGCTCGTCAACGTGATGTGCGTCGGCCTCGTGCGCGCCGACCGGATCTTCCGCGCCCGGGCCGAGGGGGTCGGCAACCCGGTCTTCTACGTCGGCAACAAGACCGGGCGCGACGGGATCCACGGCGCCACGATGGCGTCCGCGACCTTCGACGAGACGGCCGCGGAGCGCCGGCCGACGGTGCAGGTGGGCGACCCGTTCACCGAGAAGCTCCTGCTCGAGGCCTGCCTCGAGGCCATGGGCACCGGCGCGGTCGTGGGCATCCAGGACATGGGCGCCGCGGGGCTCGCGTGCTGCACGTCGGAGATGCCGGCGCGGGCGGGCACGGGGATGGACGTCGAGCTCGCGCGCGTGCCCCAGCGCGAGACGGCCATGACGCCCTACGAGATCCTCCTGTCGGAGTCGCAGGAGCGGATGCTCCTCGTCGCGGCGCGGGGCCGTGAGGAGGAGGTCACGCGGATCTTCGCCAAGTGGGAGCTCGACGCGGTCGAGATCGGGCGCGTGACGGCCGGCGGCACGCTGACCGCGCGCCTCGACGGCGAGGTGGTCGCCCACGTGCCGGTGGACCTCCTCGCCGACGGGCCGAAGTACACCAAGCCGGTCGCGCGTCCCGCCTGGCAGGACGAGGCCGAGCGGTTCGATCCGTTCACGCTCCCCGAGCCCGCCGACTATGCCGCGGCGCTGGTCGAGCTCTGCGGCTCGCCGACGCTCGCGTCGAAGGAGTGGACCTGCCGGCAGTACGACCAGCAGGTCGGAACCAACACGCTCGTCCTCCCGGGCTCCGACGCGGCGGTGCTGCGCGTGAAGGGGACGCGTCGGGCCCTCGCGCTGGCGACGGACGGCAACGGCCGGCAGGTGTTCCTCGACCCGCGGGTCGGCGCCGCCCTGGCGGTCTGCGAGGCGGCGCGCAACGTCTCCTGCGCCGGGGGCGAGCCCCTCGGGCTGACCGACTGCATGAACTTCGGCTCGCCGGAGCGCCCGGAGATCCTCTGGCAGTTCGCCGAGGCGATCGAGGGGATCGCCCTCGCCTGCCGCGCGCTCGAGATCCCGGTAGTGGGCGGCAACGTTTCCTTCTACAATGAAACCAGCGGCCAGGCGATCCTGCCGACGCCGATCATCGGGGTGGTCGGGCTCCTGGAGGACGCCGAGCGGCGGGCGACCCAGTGGTTCAAGGGCGCCGGACACCGCGTGGCACTCCTCGGGCCGGACCGCGTGAGCCTCGGCGGGAGCGAGTACCTGTGGACGGCGCACCGGCGGCTCGCCGGGCGGCTCGCGCCGCTGGACCTCCCGCTGGAGCGCCGGATCCAGGGCGCCGTGCGGGCGGCGGTGAGGGCGGGGCTCGTGACCGCCGCCCACGACTGCTCGGAGGGCGGCGTCGCCGTGGCGCTCGCCGAGTGCTGCGTGACGGGGCGCGAGCCGGTCGGCTGCGAGGCGACGCTCGAGGGGGGCGGCCGCGCGGACCTCGTGCTCTTCGGCGAGGGGCCGTCGCGCGTCGTGGTCTCCGTGGAGGAGGCGCGAGCGCGGGAGTTCGAGGGCCTGATGGCGGAATCGGCCATCCCCTGGCGGTGGCTCGGGGCGACGGGGGGCGAGCGGCTCACCCTCCGCGTCGGGACGAAGACGATCGTCGACGTCGCGGTGGACCGCGTCGACCGCGCGTGGAGGAGCGGATTTGAACGTCACCTGGCGTGA
- the purB gene encoding adenylosuccinate lyase, with protein MIDRYTRPEMGRLWSEESKYQAWLRVELAVCEAYARRGRIPADAMARIRQKARVDVGRILAIQERVKHEMIALLTSLEEQLGPDSRFVHIGLTTSDVWDTATALQLRDAADLLIAGQERLRQTLAALALRHKDTLTVGRTHGVHAEPTTFGLKAAVWYAEAGRNLERLGRARAAIAVGKLSGAVGNFAHVEPELEAEVCRELGLEAAPVSTQIVQRDRHAEFCATLAIAAASLEKIALEVRGLQRTEVLEAQEPFGEEQKGSSAMPHKRNPELSERVCGLARLVRSHAQAALENVALWHERDISHSSVERVILPDGTIVLDYLLHLATLIVEGLEVDPARMAENLELSHGLVYSQRVLLKLTDAGLPRQVAYEIVQRNAMRAWKERRPFGELLAADPEVTAHLGPDELKGCFDPAFYLRNVDAVFKRLGLIP; from the coding sequence GTGATCGACCGCTACACCCGCCCGGAGATGGGTCGCCTCTGGAGCGAAGAGTCCAAGTACCAGGCGTGGCTCAGGGTGGAGCTGGCGGTGTGCGAGGCTTACGCGCGGCGGGGCCGGATCCCCGCGGACGCGATGGCCCGGATCCGCCAGAAGGCGCGCGTCGACGTCGGCCGGATCCTCGCCATCCAGGAGCGCGTGAAGCACGAGATGATCGCGCTCCTGACGAGCCTCGAGGAGCAGCTCGGCCCCGATTCCCGGTTCGTCCACATCGGCCTCACCACGAGCGACGTCTGGGACACCGCCACCGCGCTCCAGCTCCGTGACGCGGCCGACCTGCTGATCGCCGGGCAGGAGCGGTTGCGGCAGACGCTCGCAGCGCTGGCCCTCCGTCACAAGGACACGCTCACGGTCGGGCGGACCCACGGGGTCCACGCCGAGCCGACGACGTTCGGCCTCAAGGCCGCGGTCTGGTACGCCGAGGCCGGCCGCAATCTCGAGCGCCTGGGTCGCGCCCGCGCCGCGATCGCGGTGGGCAAGCTCTCGGGCGCCGTCGGCAACTTCGCCCACGTGGAGCCCGAGCTCGAGGCCGAGGTGTGCCGCGAGCTCGGTCTCGAGGCGGCGCCCGTGTCCACCCAGATCGTCCAGCGCGACCGCCACGCGGAGTTCTGCGCGACGCTGGCGATCGCCGCGGCCTCGCTCGAGAAGATCGCGCTCGAGGTGCGGGGGCTCCAGCGCACCGAGGTCCTCGAGGCCCAGGAGCCCTTCGGCGAGGAACAGAAGGGCTCGAGCGCGATGCCCCACAAGCGGAACCCGGAGCTCAGCGAGCGCGTCTGCGGGCTCGCGCGCCTGGTCCGGTCGCACGCGCAGGCCGCGCTCGAGAACGTCGCGCTGTGGCACGAGCGGGACATCAGCCACTCCTCGGTCGAGCGGGTGATCCTGCCCGACGGGACGATCGTCCTCGACTACCTGCTGCACCTCGCGACGCTCATCGTCGAGGGGCTCGAGGTGGACCCGGCGCGGATGGCGGAGAACCTCGAGCTGAGCCACGGGCTCGTCTACTCCCAGCGGGTGCTCCTCAAGCTCACGGACGCGGGGCTCCCGCGGCAGGTCGCGTACGAGATCGTCCAGCGCAACGCGATGCGCGCCTGGAAGGAGCGGCGCCCCTTCGGGGAGCTGCTCGCCGCCGACCCCGAGGTGACGGCGCACCTCGGGCCCGACGAGCTGAAGGGCTGCTTCGACCCCGCGTTCTATCTCCGCAACGTGGACGCCGTCTTCAAGCGCCTGGGACTGATCCCCTGA
- the purS gene encoding phosphoribosylformylglycinamidine synthase subunit PurS, whose product MKVRVLVRLKPGILDVQGAAVKRALAGLGFAELSDLRVGKVIEVELHAASAADAHARVGEMCRQLLANPILEDYTIEMADDLAPRGAVR is encoded by the coding sequence GTGAAGGTCCGCGTCCTCGTCAGGCTCAAGCCCGGCATCCTCGACGTCCAGGGCGCGGCGGTGAAGCGGGCGCTCGCCGGGCTCGGGTTCGCCGAGCTCAGCGACCTCCGCGTCGGGAAGGTGATCGAGGTCGAGCTCCACGCCGCGTCGGCCGCCGACGCGCACGCGCGCGTCGGCGAGATGTGTCGCCAGCTCCTGGCCAACCCGATCCTGGAGGACTACACGATCGAGATGGCGGACGACCTTGCCCCGCGCGGGGCCGTTCGGTAA
- the purF gene encoding amidophosphoribosyltransferase: MNVTWRDDDRFHDECGLFGVWNHPEAGNVTYLGLYALQHRGQESAGIAATDGVSFHTEKAMGWVADVFSPERLRRLPGHRAIGHVRYSTSGSSNLRNAQPITANTARGPIAIAHNGNLTNAETLRHDMEREGAIFQSSSDTEVILHLLARAPAGPLETQITWALRRVTGAYSLLILTPDAMYAIRDPYGFRPLTLGRLGEAHIVASETCALDLMEAQWVRDVEPGEILIVADAGLRSVRPFPPAERLQCVFEYVYFARPDSILWGRNVHTVRKAMGRQLAREYPVVADIVIPVPDSGVSAALGYSEESATPYEMGLIRNHYVGRTFIEPKQGIRHFGVKVKLNPMREMLEGRRVVVVDDSIVRGTTSRKIVKMIRGAGAREVHMRISSPPIQWPCYYGIDTPTRKELIASSHAPEEIRRYLGADSLGYLSLDGMLKSTGADPAAFCHACFTGGYRVGIEPEATAQLRLFEG, from the coding sequence TTGAACGTCACCTGGCGTGACGACGACCGATTCCACGACGAGTGCGGCCTCTTCGGGGTCTGGAATCACCCGGAGGCGGGCAACGTCACGTACCTCGGCCTCTACGCGCTCCAGCACCGCGGCCAGGAGTCGGCCGGCATCGCGGCGACCGACGGCGTCAGCTTCCACACCGAGAAGGCGATGGGGTGGGTGGCCGACGTCTTCTCGCCGGAGCGCCTGCGCCGCCTGCCCGGGCACCGCGCCATCGGCCACGTGCGCTACTCGACGTCGGGGAGCTCCAACCTCCGGAACGCCCAGCCGATCACCGCGAACACCGCGCGCGGGCCGATCGCGATCGCCCACAATGGCAACCTCACGAACGCCGAGACGCTCCGTCACGACATGGAGCGCGAGGGCGCGATCTTCCAGTCGAGCTCGGACACCGAGGTGATCCTGCACCTCCTGGCGCGCGCGCCCGCCGGGCCGCTCGAAACGCAGATCACGTGGGCGCTCCGGCGCGTGACGGGCGCCTACTCGCTCCTCATCCTGACCCCCGACGCCATGTACGCGATCCGCGACCCGTACGGCTTCCGCCCCCTCACGCTCGGCAGGCTCGGCGAGGCGCACATCGTCGCCTCGGAGACGTGCGCGCTCGACCTCATGGAGGCCCAGTGGGTGCGCGACGTCGAGCCGGGGGAGATCCTGATCGTGGCCGACGCGGGTCTCCGGTCGGTGCGGCCGTTCCCGCCCGCCGAGCGCCTCCAGTGCGTCTTCGAGTACGTCTACTTCGCGCGCCCCGACTCGATCCTCTGGGGGCGCAACGTGCACACCGTCCGCAAGGCGATGGGCCGGCAGCTCGCGCGCGAGTACCCGGTCGTGGCGGACATCGTCATCCCCGTGCCCGACTCCGGGGTGAGCGCGGCGCTCGGCTACTCCGAGGAGTCGGCCACGCCCTACGAGATGGGGCTGATCCGCAACCACTACGTCGGGCGGACCTTCATCGAGCCCAAGCAGGGGATCCGCCACTTCGGCGTCAAGGTCAAGCTCAACCCGATGCGCGAGATGCTCGAGGGCCGCCGTGTCGTCGTCGTGGACGACTCGATCGTGCGCGGCACGACGAGCCGGAAGATCGTCAAGATGATCCGGGGCGCCGGCGCGCGGGAGGTCCACATGCGCATCTCGTCGCCGCCGATCCAGTGGCCCTGCTACTACGGGATCGACACGCCGACGCGCAAGGAGCTGATCGCCTCGAGCCACGCGCCCGAGGAGATCCGGCGCTACCTCGGCGCCGACTCCCTCGGCTACCTCTCCCTCGACGGCATGCTCAAGTCCACGGGCGCCGACCCGGCCGCCTTCTGCCACGCGTGCTTCACCGGCGGCTACCGCGTCGGGATCGAGCCCGAGGCGACGGCCCAGCTCCGGCTCTTCGAAGGCTGA
- the purC gene encoding phosphoribosylaminoimidazolesuccinocarboxamide synthase yields MNVETREKLYEGKAKIVYATSRPGVVVQFFKDDATAFNALKRGTIVGKGVVNNRMSAAMFERLERARIPTHYLGTLSDREMLCRRLDIIKIETIVRNIVAGSLAKRTGLEEGTPIRQPIVELYYKSDPLGDPMLNDDHVRMLRLATPAELAWMRRTALRINAVLRPHMLKRGLLLVDFKLEFGRAGKTLYLGDEISPDTCRLWDRETREKLDKDRFRRDLGGVEEAYQEVYRRLVEA; encoded by the coding sequence GTGAACGTCGAGACGCGCGAGAAGCTCTACGAGGGCAAGGCGAAGATCGTCTACGCGACCAGCCGGCCGGGCGTCGTCGTCCAGTTCTTCAAAGACGACGCCACGGCCTTCAACGCGCTGAAGCGGGGGACCATCGTCGGCAAGGGCGTCGTCAACAACCGGATGTCCGCGGCGATGTTCGAGCGGCTCGAGCGGGCGCGGATCCCGACGCACTACCTCGGCACGCTCTCGGACCGCGAGATGCTCTGCCGCCGGCTCGACATCATCAAGATCGAGACGATCGTGCGCAACATCGTGGCCGGGAGCCTCGCCAAGCGGACCGGGCTCGAGGAGGGCACGCCGATCCGGCAGCCGATCGTCGAGCTCTACTACAAGTCCGATCCCCTCGGCGACCCGATGCTGAACGACGACCACGTGCGGATGCTCCGGCTCGCGACGCCGGCCGAGCTCGCGTGGATGCGGCGCACGGCGCTCCGGATCAACGCCGTGCTGCGGCCCCACATGCTGAAGCGCGGGCTCCTGCTCGTCGACTTCAAGCTCGAGTTCGGGCGGGCGGGGAAGACGCTCTACCTCGGCGACGAGATCTCGCCCGACACGTGCCGGCTCTGGGACCGGGAGACGCGCGAGAAGCTCGACAAGGACCGGTTCAGGCGCGACCTCGGCGGCGTCGAGGAGGCCTATCAGGAGGTCTACCGGAGGTTGGTCGAGGCGTGA